The Mycobacterium haemophilum DSM 44634 sequence CCATCGCGATCGCACCGCCGTTGACGTTGAGCTTCTCGTCCGGGATGTTCAGATCCTTCTGGAACTTCAGCACCACCGACGCGAACGCCTCGTTCAGCTCGAACAGGTCGATGTCGTCAACCGTCAACCCGGCGCGGTCGAGCACCTTGCGGGTGGCGGGGGTGGGACCGGTCAGCATGATGACCGGGTCGGCGCCGCTGGTGGCGGTGGCCACCATGCGCGCCCGCGGGGTCAGGCCCTGCGACTTCCCGGCAGCCTCGCTACCGATCATCACCAGGGCCGCTCCATCGACAATCCCCGAGCTGTTGCCGCCGGTGTGGACGTGGTTGATCTTCTCCACCCAGTGGTATTTCTGCAACGCGACGTCGTCGAAGCCGCCCATCGCCGCCAGGCCCTCGAAAGCCGGCTTCAGCTTGCCCAGGCCCTCCTTGGTGGTGTCGGGCCGCATGTGCTCGTCGTGGTCGAGGATCAACAGGCCGTTCTGGTCGCGGACCGGTACCACGGACTTGGCGAAGTAGCCGCCCGACCATGCGGCCGCGGCCTTCTCCTGGCTGCGCAGCGCGTAGGCGTCGACGTCGTCACGGGAGAAACCCTCGATGGTGGCGATCAGGTCGGCACCGATGCCCTGCGGGACGAACATGACGTCGTAGTTGGTCGCCGGGTCCAGGCCCATGGCGCCGCCGTCGGATCCCATCGGAACCCGGCTCATCGACTCCACACCGCCGGCTAGGACCAGGTCGTCCCAGCCGGAGCGCACCTTCTGCGCGGCGGTGTTGACGGCCTCAAGCCCCGATGCACAGAACCGGTTGAGCTGCACCCCGCCGGCGGTGACGGGCAGGTCAGCGGCCAGCACCGCGGCGCGGGCAATGTCGCCACCCTGGTCACCCACCGGTGAAACGCAGCCCAAGATGACGTCGCTGACCAGGTTCTCGTCGAGGTCGGGGTTGCGTTTGCGCAGCTCCTCAATCAGCCCGACGACTAGGCTCACCGGCTTGACCTCGTGCAACGATCCGTTCTTCTGCTTACCGCGAGGGGTGCGGATGGCCTCGTAGATGAAGGCTTCTTCGGACATGTCGGCTTCCTGTTCGCAAAAAAAAGGGGGTTTAGATCCGTCTTAAAGACTAGGTCCAGTACAGGCACACTAACAGGGGGTTCGGCCAACCTGTTGGTTGGGCAAGGCTTTGCTGGTCAGACGGCTGAACGTGAAGCTACGCGCACGTTCGGAGCCGAACGTGAAGCTGCGCGCACGTTCGCGGCGCAGCCCGCACACAATAAGCTCGGCCATCATGACGGTGTCGCGACTACGGCCCTACACGACCACGGTGTTCGCCGAAATGTCGGCTCTGGCTGCGCGCATCGGTGCAGTAAACCTCGGGCAAGGCTTTCCCGACGAGGACGGACCGCCGGCGATGCTGAAGGCCGCGCAAGACGCCATCACCGGCGGAGTCAACCAGTACCCACCGGGGATAGGCATCGCTGGGCTGCGGCAGGCCATCGCCGCGCAACGCCAGCGGCATTTTGACATCGAGTACGACCCCGACACCGAGGTGCTGGTGACGGTTGGGGCCACCGAGGCCATCGCGGCGGCGGTGATCGGCCTGATCGAACCCGGCTCAGAGGTAGTGCTACTCGAGCCGTTCTACGACTCATATTCGCCAGCGGTGGCGATGGCCGGCGCGAATCGGGTAGCCGTACCTCTGGTACCCGATGGCCGCGGCTTTGCGCTGGATGCCGACGCATTGCGACGGGCGCTGACACCTCGGACCCGCGCGTTGATCGTCAACTCACCGCACAACCCCACCGGCGTGGTGCTGAGCGCAACCGAGTTGGCCGAGATAGCGGAGATCGCCGTGGCGGCAGACCTGTTGGTGATTACCGATGAGGTATATGAGCACCTGGTGTTCGAGGACCGAAAGCACCTGCCGCTGGCCGGCTTTGACGGCATGGCCGAACGCACGATCACCATTTCCAGCGCGGCTAAGATGTTCAACTGCACCGGCTGGAAGATCGGGTGGGCCTGCGGCCCATCCGATCTCATCGCCGGGGTGCGGGCCGCAAAACAGTACCTGAGCTACGTCGGCGGCGCGCCGTTTCAGCCGGCGGTGGCCCTGGCGCTGGACACCGAGGACACCTGGGTGGCCGCGCTTCGGAGTTCTTTGCAGGCCAGACGCGATCGGCTGGCGTCGGGACTGACCGAGATCGGCTTCGAAGTGCACAACAGCTACGGCACGTACTTCCTTTGCGCCGACCCGCGTCCGCTGGGTTACGACGACAGCGCGGCATTCTGCGCAGCCTTGCCGGACAAGGTCGGCGTAGCCGCCATCCCGATGTCGGCATTCTGCGATCCGGCAGCCGAGCACGCTGCAAAACAAGCCGACGTGTGGAATCACCTGGTGCGCTTTACCTTCTGCAAACGCGACGACACCCTCGACGAGGCGATCAGGCGACTCTCCGCGCTCGGGAACGGATCCACTACGTAGACCCCTCCGCACGGTCCCGACTCATGACGAAGTCCCGCAAGCCTTCCGTTGCGGCTTTGAGGACTTTCTCGCGACCTCGATTAAGCAGAAACTCCGGCAGCGGCGCCGACGGCTCTATGGTGATGGCGAAACGCACCCGCGTCTTGTCCTCCCCCTCCGGTCGCAGGGTGTACTCGACGTGCTGGCCGTGCTGATGAGAAGTCTTGTGGGCGTCCCACACCAGCCAGTCAGGTCCCCAGTGGAATTCGAGCAGTTCCCGATCGGCGATCCCGATCACTTTGACCGCGACCTTGACATGGTGCGGCCGCCCGTCGGGATAGGTGTCGATGACTTCAGCCTTCTTGTGCACCGACGACCACAACGGCACCGAGCGGACATCAGCTAGCGCATCCAGAATCACTTCCAGGGAGGCATCAATGATGATTTCTCGCGCTGCTTGTACGGCCATCGGTACAAAGTTAGCAATCCGATTTCGTTGAGCCGGCAAAGCCGGCAAAAATCAGCCACCGCGTTCCTGGACCGGCCGGTTTCTTAACACCCACTTGCGCAGCCCTTCCGTCGCGGCATCTAACACGATCTTGGTCGCACGTTTAACAACGAAACCTGGAATCGGCCCCGACGGCTCGACGGTGATATCAAAACGCACCCGCGTCTGATCGACACCTTCAGGTTTGACGCTGTACTCGACATGCTGTCCATGCTGCTGGAACGTCTCTTTAGCGTCCCACACCACCCAGTCAGGACCCCAGTGATATTCCAGGATCTCAGTATCGACTAAACCAAGAACCTTGACGATGGTCTTCACATGGTGCGGCCGACCATCCGGGTAGCGGTCAAGGATTTCAACCCGTTTGTGGACCGGAGACCACGCCGACAAGACGCTAACATCGCTGAGCGCCTCCATGACCAGATCCGGCGGCGCATCGATCACAAATTCCCGCGATGCTTGTACAGCCACTGCTTCCAAGCTAGCAACGCGGTCCTGCCCGCGCATGGCGAATGGGCAACGACTTTGTCACCAACCAATTTCGGTAATCGACGTGGTGGCCGCAGGCGGCGGACCGACCGGTCCGGCGGGTGTTCGAGAAAACCGCGGAGCCGGCGCGGCCTGGTCAACACCGTGACAGGTGATCACCGTCGACCGAGCTCTCAGATGGTCGTTGCTTGCGGCCTCGCTCCACGTCAACACCGGGGTGACGCAAGCATCGGTGCCGGCGAAAACCTGCGTCCACTGGTCTTGGGTCTGACTGGCGAACCGCTGCGCGAAGATCTCATGCATCTGCTGATATGAAGCGATGTCGAGCTGACTCGGCACCTCCTCGGCCGATAGACCGAGCCCGGTCAGCAACGCCGCGAAAAACTGCGGCTCGATGGCACCGACGGCCATGTATTTGCCGTCAGCGGTCTCATAGCAACGATAAAACGGGGCACCACCGTCGAGCAGGAACGACTCGCGCTCGTCGCGCAGCGCGCCGGTCGACTTCATGGTCCACATCATCTGGGCCAGCACGCTGACCCCGTCGACCATCGCGGCGTCGACGATTTGCCCCTTGCCGGAACGTTCCCGTTCATACAGCGCGACCACAATGCCCAGCAACACCAACATCGAGCCGCCGCCGAAGTCCGCGACCAGGTTCAGCGGCGGCATCGGCGGCCGGTCGCGGTATCCCAGCGCCGACAGCGCACCGGTCTGCGACAGGTAGTTGATGTCGTGACCCGCCGTCGAGGCCAGCGGCCCGTCCTGTCCCCAACCGGTAATACGCGCGAAGATCAGTCGGGGGTTGATCGCCGCGCAGTCGTCGGGACCGATGCCCAGTCGCTCGCAGGTGCCAGGCCGGAAGCAGTCCAACAACACATCGGCCTTGGCTGCCAGCTCCAATAGCGCCGCCGACTGCGTCTTGATGTCCAGGTCGACGATTCGCTTTCCGCGGTGCAGCAGATCGCGGTCCTCGGACAGCATCGTCACGCCCGCTCGGTGGCGACCCTCTTCGCCCGGCTTCGCCGCGCTTGCGATCGCCACGCCTGTTTGGTGGCGACCCTCTTCGCCCGGCTTCGCCGCGCTTGCGATCGCCACGCCGCCGGGACGGCGCACCCGCACCACGTCAGCGCCGAGGTCGGCCAACACCATCCCCGCGTGCGGTCCCGGTCCGATGCCGCCGAGTTCGATGACCTTGACCCCGGCCAGGGGACCCGCGGAAGTCACGATGACTATTGCCCCTTCTTCACCTGCAGCACCCGCTTGCGCAGCGCCTCGGTCGCTGTCTCGATCGACCCGTTAACCACACGTTTGAGCACAAAGCCGGGCAGTGGTACCACCGGGTCGACGCTGATCTCGAACTTGACCACCGTGCTATCACCCTTGGGGGTCAACTCATACTTCGCATATTGCGAGCGCTGCGCTGAGGAGCTGACCAGTGTCCAGCTCACCGCGTTGTCACTCCAGGTATATGCCACCACCTGTTCGTCGGTGATACCCACGGCCTTGACCTTCATCTTCGCCTTGCTGGGCCGCCCGTCCTCGCCCGTCTCGAGCACTTCGGCGCTCTGATGCGCAGCCGACCACTCGGGCATAGCCCCGATATCGGCGATGACGTCGAGAACCTCCTCAGGGCTGGCTTCGATGACGACTTCGTGGGATCCGTTGATTGCCATGGCCCGCACGATAGCGAACCGGCGCCCGACCGGGAACGGTTTCCACCCAGCGTACCGTCGTCTTCGTGACCGCCCCCAAAAGTGAAACCGTCTATACCGTCGGTGACTACCTGCTCGACCGCCTCGCCGAACTCGGCGTCACCGAGATCTTCGGTGTCCCCGGCGACTACAACCTGGAATTTCTCGACCACATCGTTGCCCATCCGGCCATTAGATGGGTGGGCAGCGCCAATGAACTGAACGCCGGCTACGCCGCCGATGGGTACGGGCGCTTGCGCGGAATGTCTGCTGTAGTAACGACATTCGGAGTTGGTGAACTTTCGGCTGCCAACGCGATCGCGGGTAGCTACGCCGAGCATGTACCCGTCGTGCACATTGTCGGCGGCCCCTCCAAAGACGCGCAAGGCACCCGCCGAGCGCTACACCACTCGCTCGGCGATGGGGACTTCGAGCACTTCTTCCGGATCAGCCGCGAAATAACCTGCGCCCAAGCTAATCTCATGCCAGCGACGGCGTGCAGGGAGATTGACCGGGTGCTCAGCGAGGTGCGGGAGCACAAACGGCCCGGCTACATACTGCTGTCCACCGACGTGGCCCGCTTCCCCACCGAACCACCCGGCACTCCGTTGCCACGCTATACCGGCGGCACCAGCCCGCGCGCGCTGTCGCTGTTCATCGACGCCGCCACCAAACTCGTTGCCGATCACCGGATGACGGTGCTGGCGGACTTGCTGGTCCATCGGTTGCAAGTGGTCAAAGAGCTCGAGACATTGCTGACGGCCGACGTGGTGCCGTACGCCACGTTGATGTGGGGAAAAAGTCTGCTCGACGAAAGCTCGCCTAACTTCTTGGGTATCTACGCCGGGGCAGCCAGCACCGAAGCGGTCCGCGCGGCGATTGAGCAGGCACCTGTGCTGGTGACCGCCGGGGTGGTGTTTACCGACATGGTCAGTGGTTTCTTCAGTCAGCGGATCGACCCAGCCCGGACCATCGACGTCGGGCAGTACCAGAGCAGCGTAGCCGGTGAGGTGTTCGCGCCGCTGGAAATGGGCGCCGCGCTTGAGGCATTGGCGTCAATCTTGGTGCGCCGCGGCATCAGCTCACCACCAGTGGAATTACCGCCTGACTATCCACCTGCGGACACACCATCGCCCGATCGGCCGCTGACCCAACAGATCTTATGGGACAGGCTCTGTGCAGCGCTCACACCGGGAAACGTGGTTCTGGCAGATCAGGGAACCTCGTTCTACGGCATGGCGGACCACCGGTTGCCGCAGGGAGTGACTTTCATCGGTCAACCGCTCTGGGGCTCAATCGGTTACACGCTGCCCGCGGCGCTCGGCGCGGGATTGGCGCACCGCGACCGCAGGACGGTGTTACTGATTGGCGACGGCGCCGCGCAACTGACGGTCCAGGAGCTCGGCGCCTTCTGCCGCGAGGGGTTGTCGCCAGTCATCGTGGTGGTCAACAACGACGGCTACACCATCGAACGGGCGATCCACGGAGAGACGGCCCCCTACAACGACATTGCCAGCTGGCGTTGGACCGACATCCCCAGCGCGCTGGGGGTGGCCAATCACTCGGCGTTTCGGGCGGAGACCTACGGCGAGCTCGACGAGGCATTCACCGTCGCCGCCGAGCGTAAGGACCAGATGGTTCTCGTCGAAGTCGTGGTGCCGAGGCTGGATCTTCCTGGCCTGCTGACTGCATTGACCCGGCCAGCGCGGGACGCTCACTCCGACGCCTCGATGCGCATCATGTCGAACAGCCGGCCGACAAACAGCGGGGGGTAAGCGCCCACTCCCGCTCTCGATAACCATTGGGCCGCGGCGTCGGGATGGTCGATCCAGTGCCGGGCCCCATCTTCGTCAGGAAACTCCTGCAAGATCAAGACTTCGTGATCATCATCGAAAGCCTGGAAAATCCACGTCTTTCGGATACCGGCCGCGGTGAACCTGTCCATCGCACAGCGGACCTCCGCGGTCAGGGTCGGCACGTCGTCGACGGACGCGATCGCAGCCACCACCACCCCGGGCGCGGTGGGCGCTAATCCAGGCGTCGGAGTCGCCGCGACGAACCTGTCGATGATCTCGCCGGCGAAAACTGCCGGGATGTCGTCAACACCGGCAGCGTCGAACCAGTCGAACAAGACCTGCGAACGCAGCAGCTCCAGGATCGGCTCACGGCTCTGAATACCGATCATCACCAGGACACGGCCATGGTCATGGGTCGATAGGTAAACCAGAACATGGTGGGCGCCGATGCCGGCGAGAGCCGACCGATTGCGCTGCAGCAGCGGCCACACCCGGGCGGGATCGGGCACGCGATAATCCGAGGCAATCACCATCGAATGAATGTCGCCGGTGGTCACCGCAGCTGGTCTTTCATCACTTTGCCGGCGGCATTGAGCGGCAGCTCGTCGAGAAACGTGATGGATCTCGACATGTTGAATTCCGCCATACGCTCTCGGCACCATGCAATCAAGTCAGCCTCGGACGAAGGGGGTGGGGGATTAGGCACGACAAACGCCTTACCTACCTGACCGAGTCGCTCGTCGGGGATTCCGATTACCGCGGCCTGCGCGACCGCTGGGTGTTCGAACAGGAAGCCCTCGATCTCCGCCGGGTACGCATTGAAACCGCCCACGATGAACATGTCCTTCTTGCGCCCGTTAATCCTCAGCCGTCCCGCCGAATCCAGGCTGCCCAGATCGCCGGTGTGCAACCAGCCCTCGTCATCAATCGCCTCCGCGGTGGCAACAGGGTCATCGAGATAACCCTGCATGACACTGTACCCACGGATCAAGACCTCTCCGTCGTCGGCGATGCGCACCTCAGGCCCATCGCACGGCGTACCGGCCGTTGTCGCGATGTCCTCGAAGGAGTCCCCGCGTCGTGACGCCGTCACCGTTGCCGCTTCGGTCAGGCCGCAGCCGGTCATGATGGACTGGAACGGCAATTCGTCGTGCATCCGCTGGATGGGTTGCACGGGGATGTCGGCCGAGCCGGTCACCGCTGCCCGCAGTGACGACAGGTCGTGGTCGCCTTGGGCCGGCAGCAGCGAATGATAGAGCGTTGGCGGCCCAGGCAGCATGGTAACCCCGTTCGCGCTCAATCAGCTCCAGCACACGATTGATCTCGAAGACGGCAACCGGGATGACGGTAGCTCCCCGGACCATTGAGGCGATGCAGCCCGCCTTGTCACCGAAGGTGCGGAAGAACGGGTTGACGATC is a genomic window containing:
- a CDS encoding acetyl-CoA C-acetyltransferase encodes the protein MSEEAFIYEAIRTPRGKQKNGSLHEVKPVSLVVGLIEELRKRNPDLDENLVSDVILGCVSPVGDQGGDIARAAVLAADLPVTAGGVQLNRFCASGLEAVNTAAQKVRSGWDDLVLAGGVESMSRVPMGSDGGAMGLDPATNYDVMFVPQGIGADLIATIEGFSRDDVDAYALRSQEKAAAAWSGGYFAKSVVPVRDQNGLLILDHDEHMRPDTTKEGLGKLKPAFEGLAAMGGFDDVALQKYHWVEKINHVHTGGNSSGIVDGAALVMIGSEAAGKSQGLTPRARMVATATSGADPVIMLTGPTPATRKVLDRAGLTVDDIDLFELNEAFASVVLKFQKDLNIPDEKLNVNGGAIAMGHPLGATGAMILGTMVDELERRNARRALVTLCIGGGMGVATIIERV
- a CDS encoding pyridoxal phosphate-dependent aminotransferase, with the protein product MTVSRLRPYTTTVFAEMSALAARIGAVNLGQGFPDEDGPPAMLKAAQDAITGGVNQYPPGIGIAGLRQAIAAQRQRHFDIEYDPDTEVLVTVGATEAIAAAVIGLIEPGSEVVLLEPFYDSYSPAVAMAGANRVAVPLVPDGRGFALDADALRRALTPRTRALIVNSPHNPTGVVLSATELAEIAEIAVAADLLVITDEVYEHLVFEDRKHLPLAGFDGMAERTITISSAAKMFNCTGWKIGWACGPSDLIAGVRAAKQYLSYVGGAPFQPAVALALDTEDTWVAALRSSLQARRDRLASGLTEIGFEVHNSYGTYFLCADPRPLGYDDSAAFCAALPDKVGVAAIPMSAFCDPAAEHAAKQADVWNHLVRFTFCKRDDTLDEAIRRLSALGNGSTT
- a CDS encoding SRPBCC family protein, which produces MAVQAAREIIIDASLEVILDALADVRSVPLWSSVHKKAEVIDTYPDGRPHHVKVAVKVIGIADRELLEFHWGPDWLVWDAHKTSHQHGQHVEYTLRPEGEDKTRVRFAITIEPSAPLPEFLLNRGREKVLKAATEGLRDFVMSRDRAEGST
- a CDS encoding SRPBCC family protein, which gives rise to MAVQASREFVIDAPPDLVMEALSDVSVLSAWSPVHKRVEILDRYPDGRPHHVKTIVKVLGLVDTEILEYHWGPDWVVWDAKETFQQHGQHVEYSVKPEGVDQTRVRFDITVEPSGPIPGFVVKRATKIVLDAATEGLRKWVLRNRPVQERGG
- a CDS encoding CaiB/BaiF CoA transferase family protein, which produces MTSAGPLAGVKVIELGGIGPGPHAGMVLADLGADVVRVRRPGGVAIASAAKPGEEGRHQTGVAIASAAKPGEEGRHRAGVTMLSEDRDLLHRGKRIVDLDIKTQSAALLELAAKADVLLDCFRPGTCERLGIGPDDCAAINPRLIFARITGWGQDGPLASTAGHDINYLSQTGALSALGYRDRPPMPPLNLVADFGGGSMLVLLGIVVALYERERSGKGQIVDAAMVDGVSVLAQMMWTMKSTGALRDERESFLLDGGAPFYRCYETADGKYMAVGAIEPQFFAALLTGLGLSAEEVPSQLDIASYQQMHEIFAQRFASQTQDQWTQVFAGTDACVTPVLTWSEAASNDHLRARSTVITCHGVDQAAPAPRFSRTPAGPVGPPPAATTSITEIGW
- a CDS encoding SRPBCC family protein translates to MAINGSHEVVIEASPEEVLDVIADIGAMPEWSAAHQSAEVLETGEDGRPSKAKMKVKAVGITDEQVVAYTWSDNAVSWTLVSSSAQRSQYAKYELTPKGDSTVVKFEISVDPVVPLPGFVLKRVVNGSIETATEALRKRVLQVKKGQ
- a CDS encoding alpha-keto acid decarboxylase family protein gives rise to the protein MTAPKSETVYTVGDYLLDRLAELGVTEIFGVPGDYNLEFLDHIVAHPAIRWVGSANELNAGYAADGYGRLRGMSAVVTTFGVGELSAANAIAGSYAEHVPVVHIVGGPSKDAQGTRRALHHSLGDGDFEHFFRISREITCAQANLMPATACREIDRVLSEVREHKRPGYILLSTDVARFPTEPPGTPLPRYTGGTSPRALSLFIDAATKLVADHRMTVLADLLVHRLQVVKELETLLTADVVPYATLMWGKSLLDESSPNFLGIYAGAASTEAVRAAIEQAPVLVTAGVVFTDMVSGFFSQRIDPARTIDVGQYQSSVAGEVFAPLEMGAALEALASILVRRGISSPPVELPPDYPPADTPSPDRPLTQQILWDRLCAALTPGNVVLADQGTSFYGMADHRLPQGVTFIGQPLWGSIGYTLPAALGAGLAHRDRRTVLLIGDGAAQLTVQELGAFCREGLSPVIVVVNNDGYTIERAIHGETAPYNDIASWRWTDIPSALGVANHSAFRAETYGELDEAFTVAAERKDQMVLVEVVVPRLDLPGLLTALTRPARDAHSDASMRIMSNSRPTNSGG
- a CDS encoding fatty-acid--CoA ligase, with product MTTGDIHSMVIASDYRVPDPARVWPLLQRNRSALAGIGAHHVLVYLSTHDHGRVLVMIGIQSREPILELLRSQVLFDWFDAAGVDDIPAVFAGEIIDRFVAATPTPGLAPTAPGVVVAAIASVDDVPTLTAEVRCAMDRFTAAGIRKTWIFQAFDDDHEVLILQEFPDEDGARHWIDHPDAAAQWLSRAGVGAYPPLFVGRLFDMMRIEASE